Proteins encoded within one genomic window of Synechococcus sp. PCC 7335:
- a CDS encoding ABC transporter ATP-binding protein, with translation MVMSARHLAYLQESQPGFSGLDITVTGLTKYLGGQVLYKDFNLEIASGKITCIFGPNGCGKSTLINMIAGLMPIDSGQLRFGGKARSQTKIGYVFQNYRDALFPWLMAIKNIEYPLLSAGFSRLQRKTRVEELIAQFDVQFDLSRYPYELSGGQQQLVSIMRALATRPNILFLDEPFSALDYEATLAIRDQLQAVFATTGVTIVMISHDLEEAVYLADHILLLTKRPTRLAERVTFEAKRPRTLQTLSDPSFVKTKAHSLEVFRREAG, from the coding sequence ATGGTGATGTCAGCCCGGCACTTAGCTTATCTTCAAGAATCACAGCCCGGGTTTTCTGGTTTAGACATTACAGTGACTGGCTTGACAAAGTATCTGGGTGGTCAGGTTCTATACAAGGACTTTAACCTAGAGATTGCCAGCGGAAAAATCACCTGCATCTTTGGTCCAAATGGGTGCGGTAAGTCGACGCTGATTAATATGATTGCTGGGCTGATGCCGATAGATTCAGGCCAGCTACGCTTTGGAGGGAAAGCGCGATCGCAGACTAAAATTGGCTATGTGTTTCAAAACTATCGCGATGCGCTCTTTCCTTGGCTTATGGCTATCAAGAACATCGAGTATCCGCTTTTAAGCGCAGGATTTTCCCGATTGCAGCGAAAGACAAGAGTAGAAGAACTGATCGCTCAGTTTGACGTTCAATTTGATCTATCTCGGTATCCTTACGAACTCTCAGGCGGTCAGCAACAGCTCGTTTCAATTATGAGAGCACTGGCCACTCGGCCCAATATTCTCTTTTTAGATGAACCCTTTTCCGCCTTAGACTACGAAGCAACGCTCGCCATTCGCGACCAGCTCCAGGCGGTATTTGCCACTACTGGGGTCACCATCGTTATGATCTCTCACGACTTAGAAGAAGCCGTCTACCTAGCCGATCATATTTTGTTGTTGACTAAGCGCCCGACTCGCTTGGCCGAGCGAGTTACCTTTGAAGCTAAGCGTCCTCGTACACTACAGACACTCTCGGATCCAAGTTTTGTGAAAACAAAAGCACATAGCTTAGAAGTGTTTCGTCGAGAGGCCGGTTAG